In the Muricauda sp. MAR_2010_75 genome, one interval contains:
- a CDS encoding type I phosphomannose isomerase catalytic subunit has translation MDLYPLKFKPILKERLWGGTKLKDVLNKPIESEITGESWELSSVEGDISEVSNGALAGTSLKELVAEQGEALLGKSVVDRFGTEFPILVKFIDAKQDLSIQLHPNDDLARERHNSFGKTEMWYIMDADPGAKLIVGFNKDVEKGEYIQSLEEGTLLDLMNYEEVSEGDTFFINTGKIHAIGAGVMLAEIQQTSDVTYRVYDFDRKDKNGNLRELHTSLAVDAIDYEQKDDFKVDYPNDKDAVNTMVDCPYFKTNFLDLDKTMHQDVSLRDSFTIFMCVGGEATISNDWGSTSIKRGETVLVAACSSAVEINTHGARLLEVTI, from the coding sequence ATGGACCTATACCCTTTAAAATTCAAACCAATCCTAAAGGAACGTCTTTGGGGCGGAACAAAACTTAAAGACGTACTCAACAAACCCATTGAAAGTGAAATCACTGGGGAAAGTTGGGAGCTCTCTAGTGTAGAGGGCGATATTTCAGAAGTCTCCAATGGTGCTTTGGCCGGTACATCCCTCAAAGAATTGGTGGCAGAGCAGGGGGAGGCTTTGTTGGGAAAAAGTGTAGTGGATCGTTTTGGCACTGAATTTCCCATCCTCGTTAAGTTTATAGATGCCAAGCAAGACCTTTCCATACAGTTGCATCCCAATGATGATTTGGCAAGGGAAAGGCACAATTCCTTTGGAAAAACAGAGATGTGGTACATCATGGATGCCGACCCTGGAGCAAAACTCATTGTGGGCTTCAACAAAGACGTTGAAAAAGGTGAATACATTCAAAGTTTGGAAGAAGGAACCTTGTTGGATTTAATGAACTACGAAGAAGTTTCAGAAGGGGACACCTTTTTTATAAATACCGGAAAAATCCATGCCATTGGTGCTGGGGTCATGTTGGCCGAGATTCAACAGACTTCGGATGTTACCTACCGCGTCTACGATTTTGACCGCAAGGACAAAAATGGAAATCTTAGGGAATTGCATACCAGTTTGGCTGTTGATGCCATCGACTATGAACAAAAAGATGATTTTAAGGTGGATTATCCCAATGATAAAGATGCCGTGAATACCATGGTGGATTGCCCGTATTTCAAGACCAATTTTTTGGATTTGGATAAAACAATGCACCAAGATGTATCCCTCAGGGATTCCTTTACCATTTTTATGTGTGTTGGGGGAGAGGCAACGATTTCCAATGATTGGGGCAGTACCTCCATAAAAAGGGGTGAGACTGTTTTGGTTGCTGCCTGTAGTAGTGCTGTGGAGATAAACACCCATGGAGCCAGACTTTTAGAAGTTACCATTTAG
- a CDS encoding DUF4369 domain-containing protein, whose translation MKRILTAVLLALAVASCEKNTENTMIVSGNIKGLKKGTLFLQQFNDSTLVVLDSLKIEGDGNFSFSEEVVDPDVFYLYLEKEDKNDVNDRIMFFGEPGEIVINTSWNTFDMNPKISGSASHEKLSEFNKMLSNFNLKDLSLMQEAAQPKYQENTEALDSLQRLADQNLLNRYRYVLNFGLNNGDSYATPYIMLTEASEANPKYLDSVYNGLSPEVASSKYGKALSAFLKEQE comes from the coding sequence ATGAAGAGAATCCTTACTGCAGTACTTTTGGCATTGGCCGTTGCTTCCTGTGAAAAGAACACGGAAAACACCATGATTGTTTCCGGAAACATAAAAGGCCTGAAAAAAGGTACCCTTTTTCTGCAACAATTCAACGATTCAACCTTGGTGGTATTGGATTCCCTCAAAATTGAGGGTGATGGCAATTTCAGTTTTTCAGAAGAAGTGGTAGATCCCGATGTGTTTTACCTCTATTTGGAAAAAGAGGATAAGAATGATGTAAATGATAGGATTATGTTTTTTGGGGAACCTGGAGAAATCGTCATCAATACATCTTGGAACACTTTTGATATGAATCCCAAAATATCGGGTTCCGCATCCCATGAAAAACTTTCTGAATTCAACAAAATGTTATCCAATTTCAACCTAAAGGATTTGAGCTTGATGCAAGAAGCCGCCCAACCAAAATATCAAGAAAACACCGAGGCATTGGATTCCCTACAAAGATTGGCGGACCAAAACCTGTTGAACAGGTACAGATATGTACTTAATTTTGGGTTGAACAATGGCGATTCCTATGCCACTCCATATATTATGTTAACGGAGGCCAGTGAAGCAAACCCCAAATATTTGGACTCTGTGTACAATGGACTTTCCCCTGAAGTGGCATCATCCAAATACGGAAAAGCCCTTTCAGCCTTTTTAAAGGAGCAGGAATAA
- a CDS encoding DUF819 domain-containing protein translates to MDQLPFTDDTVIFGLLCLCLGFVFYTSSIKTGFWNKFYGVVPTVLMCYLLPAILASLGIVDESASQTYFVASRYLLPAALILMTLSIDLKAIINLGSKALIMFLTGTAGIIIGGPLAILIVSIFSPETVGGSGVDAVWRGLATIAGSWIGGGANQAAMLEVFKYNQENYGGMVLIDIVVANLWMAILLLGIGKTKKIDAWLKADTASIEDLKQKVSTYTEKIARVTSLPDLMMMLFYAFAGVGIAHFLGHHFAGFLEANFEVIRNKQKILSSLGSQFLWMVVFATAIGIGLSFTKAKNYEGAGASKIGGMFIYILVATIGMKMDLGKVLENPGLIAIGLVWISIHAGLLILVAKLIKAPYFFLAVGSQANVGGAASAPVVAAEFHPSLTSVGILLAVFGYVVGTAGAYICALLMEVASKV, encoded by the coding sequence ATGGACCAACTACCTTTTACGGATGACACGGTCATCTTCGGATTGCTTTGCCTCTGTTTGGGCTTTGTTTTTTATACTTCATCAATCAAGACCGGTTTTTGGAATAAATTTTATGGTGTAGTGCCCACCGTGCTCATGTGTTACCTCTTGCCCGCAATTTTGGCGAGCTTGGGCATTGTGGACGAATCGGCATCGCAAACCTATTTTGTGGCCAGTAGATATCTTTTACCTGCCGCATTAATTTTAATGACCTTGAGTATAGACCTTAAGGCCATCATAAATTTGGGTTCCAAAGCACTCATCATGTTTTTAACAGGCACTGCCGGTATTATTATCGGGGGTCCTTTGGCCATTTTAATTGTCTCCATTTTTTCTCCTGAAACCGTGGGTGGTAGCGGTGTTGATGCCGTTTGGCGAGGCTTGGCCACCATTGCCGGAAGTTGGATTGGTGGTGGAGCCAATCAGGCCGCCATGCTGGAGGTCTTTAAATACAACCAAGAAAATTATGGAGGTATGGTCCTCATCGATATAGTGGTGGCCAATCTTTGGATGGCCATCCTTTTATTGGGTATTGGAAAGACAAAAAAGATTGATGCTTGGCTTAAAGCGGACACCGCTTCCATTGAGGACCTAAAACAAAAAGTATCGACCTATACGGAAAAGATTGCACGCGTAACCTCATTGCCCGATTTGATGATGATGCTGTTTTATGCCTTTGCCGGAGTAGGCATTGCCCACTTTTTGGGCCATCATTTTGCTGGATTTTTGGAAGCCAATTTTGAGGTAATCCGCAACAAACAAAAAATACTTTCCTCGTTGGGCTCCCAGTTTCTGTGGATGGTGGTCTTTGCTACTGCCATTGGAATAGGTTTGTCTTTTACCAAAGCTAAAAATTATGAAGGGGCCGGAGCGAGCAAAATTGGGGGCATGTTCATTTACATATTGGTGGCCACCATTGGCATGAAAATGGATTTGGGCAAGGTTTTGGAAAATCCCGGACTCATTGCCATAGGGTTGGTTTGGATTTCCATCCATGCCGGGTTATTGATCTTAGTGGCCAAATTGATCAAAGCTCCCTACTTTTTTCTTGCCGTGGGGAGTCAGGCCAATGTAGGAGGTGCTGCTTCAGCACCGGTTGTGGCAGCCGAATTTCATCCTTCCTTGACATCCGTGGGTATTCTTTTGGCCGTTTTTGGCTATGTTGTGGGCACTGCGGGAGCCTATATCTGTGCTTTATTGATGGAAGTGGCCTCCAAAGTTTAA
- a CDS encoding DUF5916 domain-containing protein: protein MFYFRSVISTLLFPFLFFAQTSPKQFTVKYTEDPLMIDGILDDPAWQIAESVHGFQQYFPSDSIPALQQTDIKMLYNASTLFIGIKVNTEGDNYVIPSLERDYRAGGNDNISLLFDTFNDGTNAFLFGMNPYGVRREALISNGGSGPSGFTTSWDVKWQGETKLYDGYYICEIAIPLTSFKFKQGETKWRFNSYRFDMQTNEQSTWIEIPQNQLIYSLAFMGDMIFEKPLGKSRTPMAIIPYANAIVGKDYENNEDMGKLNFGGDAKISIGNGMNLDVTLNPDFSNVEVDNFVTNLSRFEVSLPERRQFFIDNSDLFGSFGNDRDANPFFSRRIGIAENLEDETIENGIVAGIRLSGKINENWRLGLLNIQTEEDKENHIPSNNNTVFALQKKLFSRSNLSFLFVNRQTFEDYDFLEEADRYNRVIGLDYNLASADNTWTGKFYYHKSFAHEIGDRDGSGGVDLRYNSRYLNFGLRGNFVGEDFRSDLGYIRRDDIVAARPFVEVNFWPKKGKLNSHGFRFEPNAIWKPTMDYQNTDYFFFTGWQAQFKTQEELSARLFNRFTYLTDPFDPTGTDGGVELPADQGYYYTSYEVEFQSDRRRVFSYSLEPGYGDFYNGTRFSFEGDMSLRLQPTVFLSLGMNYNSIQLPEPYESADLWLLSPRINITFNKSVFWSTLVQYSNQLDNLGFNSRLQWRFAPLSDLFLVYNDNYFVNTIMPRSRSINLKLTYWLNI from the coding sequence ATGTTTTATTTTCGTTCTGTAATCAGTACACTACTTTTTCCATTCCTATTTTTTGCCCAAACCAGTCCGAAACAATTCACCGTAAAATATACAGAAGACCCCTTGATGATCGATGGGATTCTTGATGATCCTGCTTGGCAAATTGCAGAAAGTGTCCATGGTTTTCAGCAATACTTCCCATCAGATTCTATACCTGCCTTGCAACAAACGGACATTAAAATGCTCTATAATGCCTCCACACTTTTCATTGGCATTAAAGTGAACACTGAAGGTGATAATTACGTAATACCTTCTTTGGAAAGAGATTACAGGGCCGGTGGCAATGACAATATAAGTTTACTTTTCGACACCTTCAATGACGGTACCAATGCATTTCTTTTTGGAATGAACCCCTACGGGGTTCGAAGGGAAGCCTTAATTTCCAATGGAGGTTCCGGTCCCAGCGGTTTTACCACGTCGTGGGATGTAAAATGGCAGGGCGAAACCAAGCTCTATGACGGGTATTATATCTGTGAAATTGCCATCCCGCTCACTTCTTTTAAGTTTAAACAAGGAGAAACAAAGTGGCGGTTCAACAGCTATCGGTTCGATATGCAGACCAATGAGCAAAGCACATGGATAGAAATTCCACAAAATCAGCTTATCTACAGCTTGGCGTTCATGGGCGACATGATCTTTGAAAAACCTTTGGGAAAATCCAGAACACCCATGGCCATCATCCCTTATGCCAATGCCATTGTTGGGAAGGATTATGAAAACAATGAGGACATGGGCAAATTGAATTTTGGCGGTGATGCCAAAATATCCATAGGCAATGGCATGAACTTGGATGTTACCCTCAATCCTGATTTCTCCAATGTAGAAGTGGATAACTTTGTTACCAATCTTAGCCGTTTTGAAGTATCGCTTCCCGAAAGAAGACAATTTTTTATAGATAACAGCGATCTCTTTGGTTCATTTGGAAATGACCGTGATGCCAACCCATTTTTTTCAAGAAGGATTGGGATTGCAGAAAATTTGGAGGACGAAACCATAGAAAATGGAATTGTGGCCGGAATACGACTCAGTGGAAAAATCAATGAAAACTGGCGATTGGGTCTGTTGAACATCCAGACTGAAGAGGATAAGGAAAACCATATTCCCAGTAACAACAACACCGTATTTGCGCTCCAAAAGAAGCTATTTTCCCGTTCCAACCTCAGCTTTCTATTTGTAAACCGTCAAACCTTTGAGGATTACGATTTTTTGGAAGAGGCAGACCGGTACAATCGGGTTATAGGTTTAGACTACAATCTTGCATCGGCAGACAATACTTGGACCGGAAAATTTTACTACCACAAGTCCTTTGCCCATGAAATTGGCGATAGGGATGGTTCCGGAGGGGTTGACCTTCGATACAATTCCAGGTATTTGAATTTTGGGCTACGCGGCAATTTTGTCGGAGAAGATTTTAGATCGGACCTGGGCTACATCCGAAGAGATGACATTGTGGCCGCCAGACCTTTTGTTGAGGTGAACTTCTGGCCTAAAAAGGGCAAATTGAATTCCCATGGTTTTCGGTTTGAGCCCAATGCCATCTGGAAACCCACCATGGACTACCAAAACACTGATTATTTTTTCTTCACGGGATGGCAGGCACAGTTTAAGACCCAAGAAGAACTTTCTGCGCGTCTTTTTAATAGATTCACCTATCTTACCGACCCTTTTGACCCCACTGGCACCGATGGTGGCGTTGAATTGCCTGCAGACCAAGGCTACTATTACACAAGTTATGAGGTAGAATTTCAAAGTGATCGACGAAGGGTGTTTTCCTATTCTTTGGAGCCAGGCTATGGCGATTTCTATAATGGGACGCGGTTTTCCTTTGAGGGTGACATGAGTTTACGGTTACAGCCCACTGTATTTCTTTCATTGGGAATGAACTACAACAGCATTCAACTTCCAGAACCTTATGAAAGTGCCGACCTTTGGTTGTTGAGTCCACGGATAAACATCACCTTCAACAAGTCAGTTTTTTGGTCCACATTGGTGCAATATAGCAATCAGCTCGATAATTTAGGGTTCAATTCCCGTTTGCAATGGCGTTTTGCCCCCCTATCCGATTTGTTCTTGGTGTACAACGACAATTACTTTGTCAATACCATTATGCCGAGGAGCAGGTCCATCAACCTGAAGCTTACCTATTGGTTGAACATTTAG
- a CDS encoding S1/P1 nuclease, which yields MKKIILLFVLAPVLAFGNFWGKTGHRVTGHIAQNHLSGKAKRALNDLLEGHSLAFVSTYADEIKADRKYSKYSAWHYVNYPLGMRYEDSEKSEYGDIITAIEECKQIIKDKNRSREDRVFYLKMLVHLIGDLHQPMHASRAEDKGGNDIQVQWFGEGSNLHRVWDKNLIVSYGMTYTELANELDEVSRKERKKIQEGTIYDWVDESHQICAELYDSAEKGEKLGYQYTYQYNDVLFQQLQRGGLRLAKVLNDLFA from the coding sequence ATGAAAAAAATCATCCTCCTTTTTGTACTGGCCCCTGTGCTTGCCTTTGGTAACTTTTGGGGAAAAACGGGACATCGTGTCACAGGGCATATTGCCCAAAATCATTTATCTGGAAAGGCCAAGCGGGCTTTGAACGATTTGTTGGAAGGGCATAGCCTTGCTTTTGTATCAACCTATGCCGATGAAATAAAAGCAGACCGAAAGTATTCCAAATATTCGGCTTGGCACTATGTCAACTACCCATTGGGTATGCGCTATGAGGATTCGGAAAAGAGTGAATATGGGGACATTATCACGGCCATTGAGGAGTGCAAACAAATAATAAAGGACAAAAATAGGAGTAGGGAAGACCGGGTATTTTACCTAAAAATGTTGGTACATCTTATTGGCGATCTGCATCAACCTATGCATGCCAGTAGGGCTGAAGACAAGGGGGGGAACGATATCCAGGTACAGTGGTTTGGCGAAGGCAGTAATTTGCATCGGGTGTGGGATAAAAACTTAATTGTTTCCTATGGGATGACCTACACGGAACTGGCCAACGAATTGGATGAAGTTTCCCGAAAAGAGCGTAAGAAAATCCAAGAAGGCACCATTTACGATTGGGTGGATGAATCGCACCAAATTTGTGCAGAATTATATGACTCCGCAGAGAAAGGCGAAAAATTGGGCTACCAATATACCTATCAATACAATGATGTGCTATTTCAGCAATTACAACGAGGAGGATTGCGCTTGGCCAAAGTACTAAACGACTTGTTTGCCTAA
- a CDS encoding AraC family transcriptional regulator: MIQKPAFEAIAPSFGHSFTYQKFNENNENKNNGWHYHPELELVYINGGSGKRQIGSHVSYFRNGDLILIGSNLPHCGFTDKLTGNKSETLVQMKADFLGSDFFNIPEMKNIQKLFEVAKGGIAFSGKTKMKVGEKMEILEYQTDFQRLLSILNILNILATSDEIKVLNGEGFSMETEVKDNDRINIVFNHVKTNFKEDISLDEIADMVSMTVPSFCRYFKKITNKTFTQFVNEYRLVHASKLLAEQPMSITQVCYESGFNNFSHFNKSFKAFTGQNPSEYRNQLKTVLQ, translated from the coding sequence ATGATTCAAAAACCTGCTTTTGAGGCAATTGCGCCTAGTTTTGGTCACTCGTTTACCTATCAAAAGTTCAATGAGAACAACGAGAACAAGAACAATGGCTGGCATTATCACCCGGAATTGGAGCTCGTCTATATTAACGGAGGGTCCGGAAAACGGCAAATAGGCAGCCATGTCTCTTATTTTAGGAACGGAGACCTTATCCTAATAGGTTCCAATCTGCCCCATTGTGGCTTTACCGATAAATTAACAGGAAACAAAAGTGAGACCCTAGTTCAGATGAAAGCTGATTTTTTGGGGAGTGATTTCTTCAACATCCCAGAAATGAAGAATATTCAAAAACTGTTTGAGGTTGCCAAGGGAGGGATTGCCTTTTCAGGTAAGACCAAGATGAAGGTTGGTGAAAAAATGGAAATCTTGGAATACCAGACCGACTTTCAACGACTCTTGTCCATCCTTAATATACTCAACATATTGGCTACTTCCGATGAGATCAAGGTATTGAACGGGGAAGGCTTTTCCATGGAGACCGAGGTGAAGGACAACGACCGTATCAATATTGTCTTCAACCATGTGAAGACCAATTTTAAGGAAGATATCAGCTTGGATGAAATTGCGGACATGGTAAGCATGACAGTACCTTCTTTTTGTAGGTACTTCAAAAAAATCACCAACAAGACCTTTACGCAGTTTGTAAATGAGTACCGTTTAGTGCATGCCTCCAAACTTTTGGCAGAGCAACCTATGAGCATTACCCAGGTTTGTTACGAAAGTGGATTCAACAACTTTTCACATTTCAACAAGTCGTTTAAAGCGTTCACAGGTCAAAACCCATCAGAATACAGGAATCAATTAAAGACCGTATTGCAATAA
- a CDS encoding MOSC domain-containing protein: MKVISTNIGHPTPIVWNGKQTTTGIYKQPVEEPLFLETESVAKDTIADRKVHGGVFKACYLFSADQYPYWKEKYPHLEWDWGMFGENLTVEGLDESKIKIGSVYRLGTALVQITQPREPCFKLGIRFGSQDILKEFIDHGFPGTYVRILEVGKVGTSDMMELVEESQDTLTTQEFYRLLFSREKNQEHLKLAIENDALPPEKRERLEKLL, from the coding sequence ATGAAAGTCATCTCAACCAACATAGGCCACCCTACTCCAATAGTATGGAACGGCAAACAAACTACAACAGGCATCTACAAACAACCCGTTGAAGAACCATTATTTCTGGAAACGGAGAGTGTAGCCAAGGACACCATTGCAGATAGAAAAGTACACGGAGGTGTTTTTAAGGCTTGCTATCTTTTTTCGGCTGACCAGTATCCTTATTGGAAAGAAAAATATCCTCACTTGGAATGGGATTGGGGCATGTTTGGCGAAAATCTCACCGTTGAGGGCTTGGATGAGTCAAAAATAAAAATCGGTAGTGTCTACAGACTGGGAACGGCCTTGGTACAAATTACCCAACCCAGGGAACCCTGTTTTAAGCTTGGAATCCGATTTGGGTCACAGGATATCTTAAAAGAATTCATTGACCATGGTTTTCCAGGTACCTATGTCCGCATTTTGGAGGTTGGTAAAGTTGGTACAAGTGATATGATGGAATTGGTAGAGGAATCCCAAGATACATTGACCACCCAAGAATTTTATCGTTTGCTTTTTTCCAGGGAAAAGAACCAGGAACATCTAAAACTTGCTATTGAAAATGATGCCCTCCCTCCGGAAAAAAGAGAACGTCTTGAAAAATTGCTATAA
- a CDS encoding membrane protein yields MENPWHLYLMASMYVIAGMAHFIFPKVYLRIMPRYLPNPKLLVLLSGLAEIVLGIGLGFEEIRDYCIYGIILMLTVFLLVHAYMLSGQKASAGIPKWILILRIPLQFGLMYWAYTYLTY; encoded by the coding sequence ATGGAAAACCCATGGCATTTGTATCTAATGGCCAGTATGTATGTAATTGCAGGTATGGCCCATTTTATTTTTCCGAAGGTGTATTTGCGGATAATGCCCCGTTACCTTCCCAATCCCAAGCTTTTGGTACTTTTAAGTGGGTTGGCTGAAATTGTTCTGGGAATTGGGTTAGGTTTTGAAGAAATAAGGGACTATTGCATCTATGGAATTATCCTAATGCTGACAGTTTTTTTGCTGGTACATGCTTACATGCTTTCTGGTCAAAAAGCTTCGGCTGGAATTCCTAAATGGATTCTTATCCTAAGAATTCCATTGCAATTTGGATTGATGTACTGGGCATATACTTATTTAACATATTAA
- the htpG gene encoding molecular chaperone HtpG yields the protein MATGKINVSVENIFPLIKKFLYSDHEIFLRELISNATDATLKLKHLTSIGEAKVEYGNPIIEVKVDKDKKRIHIIDQGIGMTEEEVKKYINEVAFSGAEEFLDKYKDAGKDAGIIGHFGLGFYSAFMVAGKVEIITKSLKDEPAVHWICDGSPEFTLKEAKKKDRGTEIILHVADDSTEFLEDSKIRELLKKYNKFMPIPIKFGTRTETLPKPEGAKEDEPAPTKVVDDIINNPNPAWTKQPSDLEDDDYKQFYRELYPMQFEEPLFHIHLNVDYPFNLTGILYFPKLTNDLNIQKDRIQLYQNQVFVTDNVEGIVPEFLTMLRGVIDSPDIPLNVSRSYLQADGAVKKISSYITRKVADKLSSLFKNNREDFEQKWNDIKVVIEYGMLSEEKFFEKAEKFALYPTVDGNYYTFEELEAKIKDNQTDKDDKLVVLYASDTEAQHSYIEAAKAKGYEVLLMDSPIVPHLLQKLETSKENLSFVRVDADHIDNLIKKEDTTISKLSDEEKEKLKGEIEEVVKEKGYTIQMEAMESSASPFIITEPEFMRRMKEMQRTGGGGMFGMGNMPDMYNLIVNTNHELVSEILNTKTAKKRERLINQSLDLARLSKGLLKGEELTKFISRSYEMIK from the coding sequence ATGGCAACAGGTAAAATCAATGTTTCAGTAGAGAACATTTTTCCCTTGATCAAGAAGTTTTTGTACAGTGATCATGAAATATTTTTGAGGGAACTGATATCAAACGCTACAGATGCAACCTTAAAACTTAAGCACCTTACTTCCATTGGCGAGGCCAAAGTGGAATATGGAAACCCTATTATTGAGGTGAAGGTGGACAAGGACAAAAAGCGTATCCATATTATAGACCAAGGTATTGGGATGACCGAGGAGGAGGTAAAAAAGTACATCAATGAAGTGGCCTTTTCGGGTGCGGAAGAGTTCTTGGACAAATACAAAGACGCGGGGAAGGATGCCGGAATCATCGGGCATTTTGGTCTTGGTTTTTACTCCGCTTTTATGGTAGCTGGGAAAGTGGAGATCATAACAAAAAGTTTGAAGGATGAGCCAGCCGTGCACTGGATTTGTGACGGGTCGCCCGAGTTCACCCTAAAAGAGGCCAAGAAAAAAGATAGGGGTACGGAAATTATCCTTCACGTAGCGGATGATTCCACCGAATTCTTGGAAGATTCCAAAATTCGTGAACTGTTGAAAAAATACAACAAGTTCATGCCCATTCCCATCAAGTTTGGAACGCGTACCGAAACGCTGCCCAAACCCGAAGGTGCAAAGGAAGATGAGCCGGCTCCAACAAAAGTGGTTGACGATATCATCAACAACCCCAACCCGGCTTGGACCAAGCAGCCCAGCGATTTGGAAGACGACGATTACAAACAATTTTATAGGGAACTCTATCCCATGCAGTTTGAGGAGCCCTTGTTCCACATTCACTTAAATGTGGATTACCCCTTCAACTTAACGGGCATATTGTATTTTCCAAAATTGACCAACGATCTCAATATTCAAAAAGATAGAATCCAGCTGTACCAGAACCAAGTATTTGTTACGGATAATGTAGAAGGCATTGTTCCTGAATTCTTGACGATGCTTCGTGGAGTCATCGATTCACCAGACATTCCACTCAACGTATCACGATCCTATCTTCAGGCAGATGGTGCCGTAAAGAAAATTTCATCCTACATCACCAGAAAGGTTGCCGATAAGTTGAGTTCCCTTTTCAAAAATAACAGGGAAGACTTTGAGCAAAAGTGGAACGACATCAAGGTGGTAATTGAATACGGTATGCTTTCCGAAGAAAAATTCTTTGAAAAGGCTGAAAAATTCGCCCTATACCCCACTGTGGATGGCAACTACTACACTTTTGAGGAGTTAGAGGCCAAAATCAAGGATAACCAGACCGATAAAGATGACAAATTGGTAGTCCTGTATGCTTCGGACACAGAAGCACAGCACAGCTATATAGAAGCAGCGAAGGCCAAAGGCTACGAAGTTTTGCTAATGGATTCGCCCATTGTACCACACCTGCTTCAAAAATTGGAGACTTCCAAAGAAAATTTATCCTTTGTGCGTGTGGATGCCGACCACATTGACAACCTCATTAAAAAAGAGGATACCACCATTTCCAAACTTTCCGATGAGGAAAAAGAAAAACTCAAAGGGGAGATCGAGGAGGTTGTGAAAGAAAAAGGATACACCATTCAAATGGAGGCCATGGAGAGCAGTGCATCACCTTTTATTATTACTGAGCCGGAGTTTATGCGTAGGATGAAGGAAATGCAACGCACCGGAGGCGGAGGTATGTTTGGCATGGGAAATATGCCAGATATGTACAATCTTATCGTAAACACCAATCACGAGTTGGTCAGTGAGATTTTGAATACCAAAACGGCCAAAAAGCGGGAACGTTTGATCAACCAATCCTTGGACCTGGCGCGTTTGTCAAAAGGTTTGCTGAAAGGTGAGGAACTTACCAAGTTCATTTCCCGAAGCTATGAGATGATCAAATAA
- a CDS encoding 3-oxoacyl-ACP synthase III family protein: MYNSRVSGLGFYVPENVVTNDDLSKVMDTNDEWIQERTGIKERRHVVKGTDTTTSMGVKAAQKAIERAGIDKNDIDFIVFATLSPDYYFPGPGVLVQRDLGLKTVGALDIRNQCSGFVYGISVADQYIKSGMYKNVLVIGSELHSHGLDMTTRGRGVSVIFGDGAGAAVLTREEDTSKGILSTHLHSEGEHAEELSLIAPGMGKRWVNDIIADADPDDTSYFPYMNGQFVFKNAVVRFSEVIMEGLQANNLGPQDIDMLIPHQANLRISQFIQKKFGLSDDQVFNNIMSYGNTTAASIPIALTEAWEQGKIKEGDLVVLAAFGSGFTWGSVIIRW; the protein is encoded by the coding sequence ATGTATAACTCAAGAGTATCAGGTTTGGGATTTTACGTTCCCGAGAATGTGGTCACCAATGATGACTTGTCCAAAGTAATGGACACCAATGACGAATGGATCCAGGAGCGTACCGGGATCAAAGAGCGACGCCACGTAGTGAAGGGTACCGATACCACTACAAGCATGGGGGTGAAGGCAGCACAAAAGGCCATTGAGCGCGCTGGTATTGACAAAAATGATATTGACTTTATCGTCTTTGCCACACTAAGCCCTGACTACTATTTTCCAGGTCCCGGTGTTTTGGTGCAACGCGATTTGGGCCTTAAAACCGTTGGGGCATTGGACATTCGCAACCAGTGTTCCGGTTTTGTCTATGGCATCTCTGTTGCAGACCAGTACATTAAAAGTGGCATGTATAAAAATGTACTCGTCATTGGTTCTGAACTGCATTCCCATGGATTGGATATGACTACACGGGGTAGAGGTGTATCGGTTATTTTTGGTGATGGGGCGGGGGCCGCTGTTTTAACCCGTGAGGAAGATACATCAAAAGGAATCTTGTCCACTCATCTGCATTCCGAAGGCGAGCATGCGGAAGAGCTTTCCCTGATTGCGCCAGGTATGGGAAAACGTTGGGTGAACGACATTATTGCCGATGCGGACCCTGATGATACTTCCTATTTTCCTTATATGAATGGACAGTTTGTGTTCAAAAATGCAGTGGTTCGTTTCAGCGAGGTGATTATGGAAGGATTACAGGCCAACAACTTGGGCCCACAGGACATTGACATGTTGATTCCCCACCAAGCCAATTTGCGCATCTCCCAATTCATTCAGAAGAAATTTGGATTGTCCGATGATCAAGTGTTCAACAATATCATGAGCTACGGAAATACCACTGCAGCCTCCATACCTATTGCCCTGACCGAAGCTTGGGAACAAGGAAAAATCAAAGAAGGCGATTTGGTGGTACTCGCTGCTTTTGGTAGTGGTTTTACTTGGGGCAGTGTGATTATTAGATGGTAA